The DNA sequence CCCTTATATGATCAGGCAAAAACCGGGCGGGAACAATTCCCTGGGCAGGGTAAAATTCCTGTTCCCGAACGAGTACAATATTTACCTGCACGACACCCCCGCCAAGAGTCTTTTTTCAGCAGATTCCCGCCCCTTCAGCCACGGCTGCATAAGGGTTTCCCGGCCTCAGGAGCTGGCTGAATACCTGCTGCGCAGGGACAGTACCTGGACCTCCGGAAAAATTGCCGCCGCCATGAAAAGCGGGAAAGAAAAATATGTCACGCTGAAAGAACCGGTAATGGTGTACATCGGCTATTTCACGGCATGGGTGGACAGCAAAGGCCATCTCAATTTCAGGCCGGACGTTTACGGCCATGATGCCAAACTTTCGGCGATGCTGTTCGGGAAATAGCGCCGGCCGGCCCGAATCCGGTCATGCCGGCCCGCTCATACAAAACGATCGCGTGCGGAACCAAGGCCGGATAGCAGCAGCGCCAGCGTCATCAGCAAAAGGAAAGCAATCGGCCAAATCCATCCCCCGCTCAGATCATGAAGAATACCGAACACCAGGGGGCCGGATGCAGCGAACAAATAGCCGAACGATTGCGCCATGCCGGAAAGCGCGGAAGCATCCTGTCCGTCGCGGCTGCGTAAGGAAAGAAATATCATGGCAAGGCTGAAAGCAAGGCCCAGCGCAATCCCGATCAGGATCGCCGATGGAATGATGAAGGTGGTTTTCCAGAATAAGATGCCCAGGAAGCCGGCAACCAGGGAAATGCCGATCACCCAGATAAGCGGCGCCTGGTTCTTCATCCTGGCGGCAATAACCGGGCCCGCAAATACTACCGGCAATTGGGCCAGCTGGATATAGGACAACACCCAACCCGCCTCGCCCGGAGGCATTCCCCAGTCCCGCAACATTTCAGGCAGCCAGGCGATCAGCGAATAAAAAAGGATGGACTGCAACCCCATATAGGCCGTAATCTGCCATGCGAGCGGGGAAGATCGCCAGAGGCTGCGCCTGACCTGAGCCGTCCGCCCCTGGGTTGGTGTTTCTTTATCTTTCACTACCTGGGGCAGCCAGACGATAGCCGCCAGCATTCCCATAATGGCCCATACGCCCAGGGAACCTTTCCATCCAAGCCCGCTCACCTGTCCCAGGCGGATGCTGAAGCCGGATGCCAGCGCGGCAAACAGGTTCATAAAGCCTGCATACAAACCGGTCATTAAGCCAAGCTTTGCCGGAAAGTTCAATTTAATATAAGCCGGCATCAGCACATTCCCCACCGTAATTCCACAACCCACCAGCGCGGTCCCTGCAAAGAGCAGGGCCACCGGGCCCGCCGGGCGGATGAATAGCCCCAGGGTCAGCAACGCCAGGGAGGCCAGCAGCATGGCCTCCACCCGGAAATACCGCGTAAGACGGGATACAAGGCCCGATAAAAGCCCGAATGCCAGTACAGGAATAGTCGTCAGCATGCCGGCCTGCACGGTTGACAAACCCAAACTGCTGCTTATTTCTGACAGAACCGGCCCTACCGAGGTAATGGGGGCCCGTAAATTTGCCGCGATCAGGATAATTCCAGCCACCGCTAAGCCGGCCCGCAGCGATTTGCCTTTTAACATGGTAGCTCTTCAGAATACGTGTGTAGCAAATAATAGGATGAACGTGCCTGCCAACACTTTGTTTGCGAGCGTGGCGGAAGTATTCTTATTTCTTACCCGGCTTGGGTTTCCATACATCCAGGTAGGCCGTTTCCAGCGCATCCGAAACCAATTCAGGGGGAAGATCTGCCAGTTCAAAGGTGGTCCACCCTTGTTGCCCCCATTTATTGGGAACCGGGTATATCGCCTCCCTGTTAAAAGTACTGAAAGCGGCCTGGTCAATTATCCCTAATTTCAGGTTGGCGGTTCCGCTTCGTTCATGCAAGGTAGCGAAGATCCGCTTCTTAACCACTTTAAATGCTGCCCTGTCGAAATGAGGAGATTCTTCCGTTTCCGGGAAGGACAAGGCCAGGTTTCTGAATTCCTGTATAGTCATGGCTCCTGGTTTATCACCGCGAATATAGGAAAATGCA is a window from the Anseongella ginsenosidimutans genome containing:
- a CDS encoding CynX/NimT family MFS transporter; translation: MLKGKSLRAGLAVAGIILIAANLRAPITSVGPVLSEISSSLGLSTVQAGMLTTIPVLAFGLLSGLVSRLTRYFRVEAMLLASLALLTLGLFIRPAGPVALLFAGTALVGCGITVGNVLMPAYIKLNFPAKLGLMTGLYAGFMNLFAALASGFSIRLGQVSGLGWKGSLGVWAIMGMLAAIVWLPQVVKDKETPTQGRTAQVRRSLWRSSPLAWQITAYMGLQSILFYSLIAWLPEMLRDWGMPPGEAGWVLSYIQLAQLPVVFAGPVIAARMKNQAPLIWVIGISLVAGFLGILFWKTTFIIPSAILIGIALGLAFSLAMIFLSLRSRDGQDASALSGMAQSFGYLFAASGPLVFGILHDLSGGWIWPIAFLLLMTLALLLSGLGSARDRFV
- a CDS encoding MmcQ/YjbR family DNA-binding protein, translating into MTIQEFRNLALSFPETEESPHFDRAAFKVVKKRIFATLHERSGTANLKLGIIDQAAFSTFNREAIYPVPNKWGQQGWTTFELADLPPELVSDALETAYLDVWKPKPGKK